The following is a genomic window from Halorubellus sp. JP-L1.
TAGAACCCCGTGATGAGGTTGAACAGCGTGGACTTCCCGGCACCGTTCGGACCGATGAGGCCCGTGATGGTGCCCTTCTCGACCTGGAACGACGCGTCGTTCGTCGCGACCAGGCCACCGAACGTCTTCCTGAGGGTGTCGACCTCGAGGACCACGTTCTCCTTGTCGAGGTTCGGTCCGTCCCGCAGTCGCGGCTGCTGTTCACTCATCGGAATCACCTCGGTGGACCGTGCCGTCGCTATCGTCCGCGTCCGCGCGGTGAGCCGTGGAGTCGGTATCGTCCGCGTCGGCGTCGTCGGCCGCCGATTCCGCGTCGGCGTCGTCGGCCGCTGACTCCGCGTCCGTGTGGTCGGCCGCCGGGTCGGCGTCGGACGTCTCTGCGACGCCGGTATCATCCTCGCCGACGTCGCTCGCGTCCGCGTCGTGGACGGTCGAGTCGACGCCGTCGTGCGCTCGTGCCGGCTCCTCGTCGGGGCCGGGCGAGTCGTCGACCTGCGAGCCCGTGACGACGCCGCCGGCGACGTCCGCGGACCGCGCGGCGCTCGGCCAGATGAGCTCGCGCTGTGGCGGCAGCACGCCCTCGGGGCGGTACCGCATGACGAGGATGATGACGACGCCGACGACGAGGAGGCGCGTCGACGCGAAGTTGTTCACGATCGTCGCGTACGTCGACTCGATCACGGCGAGGAACGCGGGCAGGTCGACGGGCAGCGTCTCCGGGAGTGCGCCGCCGATGAACCGCGTCCCCTCCTGGATCGCGATGATGACGAACCCGCCGAACATCGCGCCGCGGTTCGACCCACTCCCGCCGAGGATGACCGCGATCCACACGTAGAACGTGTTGATCGGGTTCAGGTCGCCGGGACTCACGTAGAGGTTCAGGTGCGCGTAGAACACGCCCGCGAGCGCCATGATGACGCTCCCGAGGACGAACGCCTGCATCTTCAGCGCGTACGTGTCCTTCCCGAGTGCCTCCGCGAGGTCCTCGTCGCTCCGGATCGTCCGGAGGACGCGCCCCCACGGCGACTGGTGGACGCGCCGCAGGACGACGTACGTCACTGCGACGAACGCCGCGACGAGGAAGACGTTCAGCAACTGCTGCCAGAACGACTCTCCGAGCGTGAACCCGAGGATCCGCGTCGTCCAGAGACCGGGGAGTCCGACCTCGAGTGCCTGGAACCGGAGTCCCGGCATCGCCTGCGGGAACGTCCCGAGGAGCGGCCAGCCGTCGAAGAACCCGGGGATGCCCCGGAGGCCGGCGCTCCCGTTCGTCCACCCGCGCTGGTTCAGCATCACGAGCCGCACGACCTCAGCGAGCCCGAGTGACGCGATCGCGAGGTAGTCCGCGCGCAGGCGGAGCGTCGGGATCCCGATGATCACGGCGAGCACCGCCGCGAGCGCGAGCCCGACGACGATGCCGACGAGCGGCACCGGGACGAACCCGAGGATCGGGTCCATACCGCCGGTCAGCGGCGACGAGTCCGCCGTCAACAGCGCGGTCCCGTACGCGCCGAGGCCGAAGAACGCGGCGACGGAGAAGTTGATCAGTCCCGTGTACCCCCACTGGACGTTCAGGCCGAACGACAGCAGGATGTACATCCCGACGAGGCCGACGAGGTACATGAAGTACGTCGGGCCGAGGCCGCCGGAGACGAGCCCCCAGAGCAGGAGCGCGAGCAGTCCCGCGACGAACGCGGCGACGCCCCGCTCGGCTCCCGTCAGCGTCGACCAGTAGCCGTGTGGGTCGCTGAGAACGCCCGGCCGCTCGGTCTCGCCGGGCTCGCTTCCTTCGGTAGGCTCGCCGGTCTCGGTGGTCTCGCTCACGTCGCTGACTCACCCATTATGCCGTTCGGTCGCGCGAGCAGGACGGCGACCATGATGACGAACGCGACCGCGTTCGCGTACTCGATACCGATCGGGATCCCCCAGTCGGTCGGGACGAACGGCGCGTACTGGCCGAAGTTCGAGAGCAGCGGCATCATCTGGTTGATCATCCCGATGAGGAACCCGCCGAGCATCGCGCCGTACACCGACCCGATGCCGCCGAGGATCACCGCCGCGAACACGACGAGGAGGATGTCGAACCCCATGCGCGGCGAGAGCTGGTTGAAGAGGCCGAGGAAGCCGCCGCCGGCGCCGGCGAGACCGGCGCCGATGATCCACGTCCAGATCTCGATGCGATTCGTGCGGATCCCGCTCACTCGTGCGAGGTCGGGGTTGTCCGCGGTCGCGCGCATCTTCCGGCCGAGGTCCGTGTACTGCAGGACGACGTGGAGTGCGGTGACGAGGATGACCGCGGAGAACACGATCGCGAGGTCGTGCTCGGTCAGGCGCACGCCGTACGGCAGGAACGCTTCGATCGGCCGCAGTACCTGGATCCCGTACTCCGTGAAGTCCGCGCCGAAGCCCATCCGGATGACCGACCGGTAGACGAACGCGACGCCGATGCTCGTGATCAGGAGGCCGATCGAGCCGATCTCGACGGGTTCGTAGATGATCTTGTGCGTGATCACGGCGACGAGCGCCGCGACGAGCGTCCCCGCGAGGAGCGCGACGAAGAACCCGTACGGGACGCCGAGGAGACTCCCGCCGAGCGTGCCGACGGCGCCAAACGTCACGAGCGCCGCGTACGCGCCGACGGTCATCGTGTCGCCGTGCGCGAAGTTCGCGAAGTTCGCGATCGAGTACACGAGGGAGAGCCCGATGCTGGCGAGGACGATGATGCTACTGAAGACCAGGCCGTTCGCGACGAACTCTAGGACGGACATCGTTCGGAGTTGTTACTCCGAGGAGATGGTGCCCGTCGAGACGTACTCGTGCTCCTGGACCTCGAAGATCTGGAGGAACCCGGCGGGGTCCCCGTTCTCGTCGAAGTCGATCGGGCCCGAGACGCCCTGGTAGTCGATGTCCGACGCCGACCCGTCGTCGCCGAGGACCTCCACGGCGTCGGCGTACGTCGCGACCTCCTCGCCCTCGGGGCGCGTGACGTCGCGGACGGTGTCCTGGAGTGCGCTCGCCGTGAAGTCGCTCGCGGTGGCGATGCTGAGCGCCGCCGTGACGACGCAGTCG
Proteins encoded in this region:
- a CDS encoding branched-chain amino acid ABC transporter permease; amino-acid sequence: MSVLEFVANGLVFSSIIVLASIGLSLVYSIANFANFAHGDTMTVGAYAALVTFGAVGTLGGSLLGVPYGFFVALLAGTLVAALVAVITHKIIYEPVEIGSIGLLITSIGVAFVYRSVIRMGFGADFTEYGIQVLRPIEAFLPYGVRLTEHDLAIVFSAVILVTALHVVLQYTDLGRKMRATADNPDLARVSGIRTNRIEIWTWIIGAGLAGAGGGFLGLFNQLSPRMGFDILLVVFAAVILGGIGSVYGAMLGGFLIGMINQMMPLLSNFGQYAPFVPTDWGIPIGIEYANAVAFVIMVAVLLARPNGIMGESAT